In Sphingomonas sp., a single window of DNA contains:
- a CDS encoding glycerol-3-phosphate dehydrogenase has protein sequence MAAAHSEERFDLLVVGGGINGAGIARDAAGRGLSVLLVEKEDLASHTSSASTKLIHGGLRYLEYGEFRLVREALIERERLWGMAPHIIWPLRFVLPQTQSPRPAWMVRLGLFLYDHLGGRKKLPGTDTIDLARTPFGRGLKTAKGKAFVYSDCWVEDCRLVVLNAMDAAEKGADIRTRTALLGARREGREWIATIADDAGERTVRAKALVNAAGPWVADVLGRVPDVVADRGLRLVKGSHLVVPRLYPGDHAFMLQNPDRRIVFTVPYEGKYTLIGTTDQVWEGAPGKARISAEETRYLLDTAARYFDDPPSEKDVVWSYAGIRPLYDDKAGNASAVTRDYVLDLDGDEDRAPMLSIFGGKITTYRKLAEHAMAELSRFFPQAPGAWTAGAVLPGGDLPEGDFDRFVANLQHARPGMPAELLLRLGRAYGTQVHALLGDAMTPFDLGADLGGGLTLREVNYLRAQEWAVTAEDILYRRSKLGLHVPPGTAERLAEYLAGEPRRMARSA, from the coding sequence ATGGCGGCCGCACACTCCGAAGAGCGTTTCGATCTGCTGGTGGTGGGCGGCGGCATCAACGGTGCCGGCATTGCGCGTGATGCGGCGGGGCGGGGCCTCTCGGTGCTGCTGGTCGAGAAGGAAGACCTGGCCAGCCACACTTCCTCGGCCTCGACCAAGCTGATCCATGGCGGGCTGCGCTATCTCGAATATGGCGAGTTCCGGCTGGTGCGCGAGGCGCTGATCGAGCGCGAGCGGCTGTGGGGCATGGCACCGCACATCATCTGGCCGCTGCGCTTCGTGCTGCCGCAGACCCAGTCGCCGCGCCCGGCCTGGATGGTGCGGCTGGGGCTGTTCCTCTACGACCATCTCGGCGGGCGGAAGAAGCTGCCGGGCACCGACACGATCGACCTTGCGCGCACGCCGTTCGGGCGCGGGCTCAAGACCGCCAAGGGCAAGGCGTTCGTCTATTCGGACTGCTGGGTCGAAGACTGCCGGCTGGTAGTGCTCAACGCGATGGATGCGGCGGAGAAGGGCGCGGATATCCGCACCCGCACCGCGCTGCTTGGCGCGCGGCGTGAGGGGCGCGAATGGATCGCGACCATCGCCGACGATGCCGGCGAACGCACGGTGCGGGCCAAGGCGCTGGTCAATGCCGCGGGTCCCTGGGTGGCGGACGTGCTGGGCCGCGTGCCCGACGTGGTCGCCGATCGCGGGCTGCGGCTCGTCAAGGGCAGCCATCTCGTCGTGCCCCGGCTCTATCCGGGCGACCATGCCTTCATGCTGCAGAACCCCGATCGCCGGATCGTGTTCACCGTCCCCTATGAGGGCAAGTACACGCTGATCGGGACGACCGACCAGGTGTGGGAAGGCGCACCGGGCAAGGCGCGGATCAGCGCCGAGGAAACCCGCTACCTGCTCGATACCGCCGCGCGCTATTTCGACGATCCCCCGTCCGAGAAGGACGTGGTGTGGAGCTATGCCGGCATTCGCCCGCTCTATGACGACAAGGCCGGCAATGCCTCGGCAGTGACGCGCGACTATGTCCTCGATCTCGACGGCGACGAGGATCGTGCGCCGATGCTGAGCATCTTCGGCGGCAAGATCACGACCTATCGCAAGCTTGCCGAGCACGCGATGGCGGAGCTGTCGCGCTTCTTCCCGCAGGCACCCGGCGCCTGGACCGCAGGCGCGGTCCTGCCCGGCGGCGATCTGCCCGAGGGGGACTTCGATCGCTTCGTGGCCAACCTCCAGCATGCGCGGCCGGGGATGCCCGCCGAGCTGCTGCTGCGGCTCGGCCGCGCCTATGGCACGCAGGTCCATGCGCTGCTCGGGGACGCGATGACCCCATTCGATCTGGGCGCGGATCTGGGCGGCGGGCTGACGCTGCGTGAGGTCAACTATCTGCGTGCCCAGGAATGGGCGGTGACGGCGGAGGACATCCTCTATCGCCGCAGCAAGCTGGGGCTGCACGTACCGCCGGGCACTGCCGAGCGGCTCGCCGAATATCTCGCGGGCGAGCCCCGGCGGATGGCGCGATCGGCCTGA
- the glpK gene encoding glycerol kinase GlpK, producing the protein MDRNHILAIDQGTTSTRSVIFDSAGRRVATAQTEFEQHYPGQGWVEHDPETIWRDALTTAREALLKSGVGVGSIAAIGITNQRETTLVWDRATGAPIHRAIVWQDRRTADRCAELKAEGVEAEVRARTGLLVDPYFSATKLGWLLDQVPGARARAERGELAFGTIDSFLLWRLTKGAVHATDVTNASRTSLFNIHNDEWDAELCRLFGIPMALLPAVHDNAHVYGHTDPEWFGLPIPIAGMAGDQQAALFGQCCFAPGTAKSTYGTGCFLLLNTGDKAVASEHRMLTTPAYRINGRTSYALEGSIFVAGAAIKWLRDGIGVITHARQTNDMATRVSDSHGVYMVPAFVGLGAPHWDPEARGAIFGLTLSATQAHLARAALEAVAYQTYDLVAAMVQDGGVRPAMLRVDGGMAANDWLCRFLADILDVAVERPDDLETTARGAAFHAGLAVGLWSGLDELSAIWSRQACFEPAMEAGHRTTLLAGWHDALRRTLG; encoded by the coding sequence GTGGACCGGAATCACATTCTCGCGATCGATCAGGGCACTACCTCGACGCGCAGCGTGATCTTCGATTCGGCCGGCCGCCGTGTCGCCACCGCGCAGACCGAGTTCGAGCAGCATTATCCCGGCCAGGGCTGGGTGGAACATGATCCCGAGACGATCTGGCGCGACGCGCTTACCACCGCGCGCGAGGCGCTGCTCAAGAGCGGCGTCGGCGTGGGCAGCATCGCCGCGATCGGCATCACCAACCAGCGCGAGACGACGCTCGTCTGGGACCGCGCCACCGGCGCGCCGATCCACCGCGCGATCGTCTGGCAGGACCGCCGCACCGCCGATCGCTGCGCCGAGCTCAAGGCCGAGGGTGTCGAGGCCGAGGTGCGGGCGCGCACCGGGCTGCTGGTCGACCCCTATTTTTCGGCGACCAAGCTCGGCTGGCTTCTCGACCAGGTGCCGGGCGCGCGGGCGCGCGCCGAGCGCGGCGAACTCGCCTTCGGTACGATCGACAGCTTCCTGCTCTGGCGGCTGACCAAGGGCGCGGTGCACGCGACCGACGTCACAAATGCATCGCGCACCTCACTGTTCAACATCCACAACGACGAATGGGACGCCGAGTTGTGTCGGCTGTTCGGCATTCCGATGGCGCTGCTGCCGGCGGTGCACGACAACGCGCATGTCTATGGGCACACCGATCCCGAATGGTTCGGCCTGCCGATCCCGATCGCGGGCATGGCGGGGGACCAGCAGGCGGCGCTGTTCGGGCAATGCTGCTTCGCGCCGGGCACCGCCAAGTCGACCTATGGCACCGGCTGCTTCCTGCTGCTCAACACGGGCGACAAGGCGGTCGCCTCCGAGCACCGGATGCTCACCACCCCCGCCTACCGGATCAACGGCCGGACGTCCTATGCGCTGGAAGGCTCGATCTTCGTGGCGGGAGCGGCGATCAAGTGGCTGCGCGACGGCATCGGCGTGATCACCCATGCCCGCCAGACCAACGACATGGCGACGCGCGTGTCCGACAGCCATGGCGTGTACATGGTCCCCGCGTTCGTCGGTCTCGGCGCCCCGCACTGGGATCCCGAGGCGCGCGGCGCGATCTTCGGGCTGACGCTCAGCGCCACCCAGGCGCACCTCGCCCGCGCAGCGCTCGAGGCAGTGGCCTACCAGACCTACGACCTGGTCGCGGCGATGGTGCAGGATGGCGGCGTGCGGCCGGCGATGCTGCGCGTCGATGGCGGCATGGCGGCAAACGACTGGCTGTGCCGCTTCCTGGCGGACATTCTCGACGTTGCGGTGGAGCGGCCGGACGATCTCGAGACCACCGCGCGCGGTGCGGCCTTCCATGCCGGGCTGGCGGTGGGGCTATGGTCGGGGCTGGACGAGTTGTCGGCGATCTGGTCGCGGCAGGCGTGCTTTGAGCCGGCGATGGAGGCCGGGCACCGGACCACGCTGCTGG